From one Thalassospira lucentensis genomic stretch:
- a CDS encoding bifunctional 4-hydroxy-2-oxoglutarate aldolase/2-dehydro-3-deoxy-phosphogluconate aldolase: MSLSSREILSKAPVVPVLVIEDANDAVPLAKALVAGGLPVLEITLRSAAAEESIKRIIAEVPDAITGAGTVINAKQMERMAKIGCAFAVSPGHTKSLLKAAKDTGVPLLPGAGTPSEIMYLLEHGYDMLKFFPAEQQGGVSMLKALSGPLPQVKFCPTGGVSLANLGDYLALPNIITVGGSWVAPKDAVKAGDWATITRLAQEATDKVAELRG, from the coding sequence TGGTGATCGAAGACGCCAATGATGCCGTTCCGCTTGCAAAGGCACTGGTTGCCGGTGGTTTGCCGGTGCTTGAAATCACCCTGCGCAGTGCCGCAGCCGAAGAAAGCATCAAACGCATCATCGCCGAAGTGCCAGATGCGATTACCGGTGCGGGCACCGTGATTAATGCCAAGCAGATGGAACGCATGGCAAAAATCGGCTGTGCCTTTGCCGTGTCGCCCGGCCATACCAAAAGCCTTCTGAAGGCGGCCAAGGATACTGGCGTGCCGTTGCTTCCGGGGGCCGGAACCCCGTCAGAGATCATGTATCTGCTTGAACATGGTTACGACATGCTGAAATTCTTCCCCGCCGAACAACAGGGCGGTGTTTCGATGCTCAAAGCCCTGTCCGGCCCGCTGCCGCAGGTCAAATTCTGTCCGACCGGCGGTGTGTCATTGGCAAACCTTGGTGATTATCTGGCCCTGCCAAACATCATCACCGTGGGTGGTTCATGGGTGGCTCCCAAGGACGCGGTCAAGGCCGGTGACTGGGCAACCATCACCCGCCTGGCACAGGAAGCCACCGACAAGGTTGCCGAACTGCGCGGCTGA
- a CDS encoding LysR family transcriptional regulator has product MNWNDLRYFLILAEEGSLSGAARRLRKEHTTVARRIEALEDAVGTKLFDRLPRGWQLTIAGQNLVPVAERVEAEALGFERQAKGDEAAHGVVRISVPPVAGRVLFAPRLAQLLTAHKGLEFEIIGASNVVNLARREADLAVRMVTPREPGLITRKLVELGVGLYAARGYSARVPEQDWEFCGYEDTSYGAAKKEWVRNIMGRELPCRFRADDTESVRQFIAAGHGVGVLPRYLADGDERLELIRADTAGESRETAWLVLHPDMRRSPGVRLVMDALIKAADSISAEFQV; this is encoded by the coding sequence ATGAACTGGAACGACCTGCGCTATTTTCTGATCCTTGCCGAGGAAGGCAGTCTTTCGGGGGCCGCCCGACGGTTGCGCAAGGAACACACCACCGTCGCTCGCCGGATCGAGGCGCTTGAAGACGCGGTGGGAACCAAGCTGTTTGACCGTCTCCCGCGCGGCTGGCAATTGACCATCGCCGGGCAGAACCTTGTGCCGGTGGCCGAACGGGTCGAGGCCGAGGCGCTTGGCTTTGAACGGCAGGCCAAAGGCGACGAAGCCGCCCACGGTGTGGTGCGCATATCGGTTCCCCCGGTGGCAGGGCGGGTTTTGTTTGCCCCGCGTCTGGCGCAATTGCTAACCGCGCACAAGGGGCTGGAATTTGAAATTATCGGGGCGTCCAATGTCGTCAATCTGGCCCGGCGCGAGGCCGATCTGGCGGTGCGCATGGTCACCCCGCGCGAACCCGGCCTGATCACCCGCAAGCTGGTCGAACTGGGCGTCGGCCTTTATGCCGCCCGGGGATATAGCGCGCGCGTGCCCGAACAGGATTGGGAATTTTGCGGCTACGAGGACACATCCTATGGGGCCGCCAAAAAGGAATGGGTGCGCAATATTATGGGGCGTGAACTGCCCTGCCGTTTCCGGGCCGACGATACGGAATCGGTGCGGCAATTCATCGCCGCCGGGCACGGGGTGGGGGTGTTGCCACGCTATCTGGCGGACGGGGACGAACGGCTTGAACTGATCCGGGCCGATACGGCGGGCGAAAGCCGCGAAACAGCGTGGCTGGTGCTGCATCCCGATATGCGCCGCTCCCCCGGTGTACGGCTTGTCATGGATGCCCTGATCAAGGCCGCCGACAGCATTTCGGCAGAATTTCAGGTGTGA
- a CDS encoding DUF1127 domain-containing protein, translating to MAVSHHIECDANVRLNRPSRPSVSQIATTAIDVLLAAYKRHQSRAALHRLSDHQLCDIGLERSESGYVSRDNY from the coding sequence ATGGCCGTCTCCCATCATATCGAATGCGATGCCAATGTCCGGTTGAACCGCCCCTCGCGCCCCAGTGTCTCGCAAATTGCGACGACTGCGATTGATGTCCTGCTGGCCGCGTACAAACGCCATCAAAGCCGCGCAGCACTTCACCGACTGTCGGATCATCAACTGTGCGATATCGGACTGGAACGCAGCGAAAGCGGGTATGTATCCCGCGACAATTATTAA
- a CDS encoding LysR family transcriptional regulator produces the protein MNWNDLRYFVVLAGEGTLSGAARKLGKDHTTVARRIEALEQDVGARLFDRLGTGWSLTDAGENLVPVAAKIEEDVLAFERQARGDETAHGVVRIAVPPVAGRILFAPRLAELLKDQRDLEYEILGSSVIANLARREADVAVRMATPDQSGLIARKLTDIRYAVYAVRGYTANVPEKDWEFCADGRNSFGDYQQGWVWDQLNRKLPMRVKSDDTQTVLAFVAAGYGLGLLPRYLADEDDRLELVTDDVTNELSKPVWLVVHPDIRRSPAVRMVMDALIKATDAIPDQYKC, from the coding sequence ATGAACTGGAACGATCTGCGATATTTCGTCGTACTGGCAGGTGAAGGCACGCTTTCCGGTGCCGCCCGAAAGCTCGGCAAGGATCACACCACCGTTGCAAGACGGATCGAGGCCCTTGAACAGGATGTCGGCGCGCGGCTGTTTGACCGGCTGGGGACGGGATGGTCGCTGACCGATGCCGGTGAAAATCTTGTGCCCGTCGCGGCAAAGATCGAGGAAGACGTTCTTGCCTTTGAACGCCAGGCACGTGGCGATGAAACCGCGCACGGTGTGGTGCGCATTGCCGTGCCACCAGTGGCAGGTCGCATATTGTTTGCACCGCGCCTTGCCGAACTTCTGAAAGACCAGCGCGATCTGGAATATGAAATCCTTGGTTCCAGCGTGATTGCCAATCTGGCACGGCGCGAAGCCGACGTGGCGGTGCGTATGGCAACCCCGGATCAAAGCGGGTTGATCGCGCGCAAGCTGACCGACATACGATATGCGGTTTACGCCGTGCGCGGTTACACCGCCAATGTGCCGGAAAAGGATTGGGAATTTTGTGCTGACGGGCGCAATAGCTTTGGCGACTATCAGCAGGGCTGGGTATGGGATCAGCTTAACCGCAAATTGCCGATGCGGGTCAAATCCGACGATACCCAGACCGTGCTGGCCTTTGTTGCCGCGGGATACGGGCTTGGCCTTCTGCCGCGTTATCTGGCGGACGAGGATGACAGGCTGGAACTTGTCACCGATGACGTGACCAATGAACTCAGCAAGCCGGTCTGGCTGGTCGTGCATCCCGATATTCGCCGCTCACCCGCGGTACGGATGGTGATGGATGCCCTGATCAAGGCAACCGACGCCATCCCCGACCAGTATAAATGCTGA
- a CDS encoding sigma-70 family RNA polymerase sigma factor → MGTSTRDLEQFLARAADGDMDAFGHLYHATSAKLFGIVLRILKNRAQSEDILQEIYVRVWEHAGDFEPGRASIITWMATIARNRAIDALRRDKRHDAVVDDFDIDQLADHDDLSVADDAERNDDLRLLEICLGGLDDDRRKMVRLAYLDGFSRAELAERFAQPVGTIKTWLHRSLKQLKECLGS, encoded by the coding sequence ATGGGGACATCAACCCGGGATCTGGAACAGTTTCTGGCACGTGCGGCCGACGGCGATATGGACGCCTTCGGGCATCTTTATCATGCGACATCGGCGAAACTTTTCGGCATTGTCCTGCGTATCTTGAAAAACAGGGCCCAAAGCGAGGATATCCTGCAGGAAATCTATGTGCGGGTCTGGGAACATGCCGGTGATTTCGAACCGGGCCGTGCGTCGATCATCACCTGGATGGCAACGATTGCGCGGAACCGGGCGATTGATGCGCTGCGCCGTGACAAACGTCATGACGCGGTGGTTGATGATTTCGATATCGATCAACTGGCCGATCACGATGATCTGTCGGTTGCCGATGATGCCGAACGCAATGATGACCTCCGCCTGCTTGAAATCTGCCTTGGCGGGCTTGATGATGATCGCCGCAAAATGGTCAGGCTGGCCTATCTTGACGGATTTTCGCGTGCCGAACTGGCAGAGCGGTTTGCCCAGCCGGTCGGCACGATCAAGACATGGCTGCATCGCAGCCTGAAGCAATTAAAGGAATGCCTCGGATCATGA
- a CDS encoding anti-sigma factor domain-containing protein, whose protein sequence is MTDREDIDMLAAEYVLGTLDPDMRRIVDERRSHEDDLNAAIADWEKRLSPLNAHYRDEIPSRDLFPGIRARIEEARVQADNIVEIDLLKRKLARWRIGTFATGALAASLMVAVLVSDFATPVQDRQFVAVFHRDDTQPAFVMSIDLDTRAVIIRPVSATLPEGKTYQLWIASDELGPAPKSLGLLENASVPTTRSLGEFDPALLRNATFGISLEPEGGSPTGRPTGPAIHGRLIPVEH, encoded by the coding sequence ATGACCGACCGGGAAGATATCGACATGCTGGCTGCGGAATATGTGTTGGGAACACTTGATCCCGACATGCGCCGAATTGTCGATGAACGCCGGTCGCACGAGGATGATCTGAATGCCGCGATTGCTGATTGGGAAAAACGCCTGTCGCCATTAAACGCGCATTACCGCGATGAAATACCGTCGCGCGATCTGTTTCCCGGTATCCGTGCGCGGATAGAAGAGGCGCGTGTGCAGGCGGATAATATTGTCGAAATCGATCTGCTTAAACGCAAACTCGCCCGCTGGCGGATCGGGACATTTGCCACCGGCGCACTGGCGGCAAGCCTGATGGTGGCCGTTCTGGTATCGGATTTTGCCACCCCGGTTCAGGACCGGCAATTTGTCGCCGTCTTCCATCGTGACGATACCCAGCCCGCCTTTGTCATGAGCATTGATCTGGATACCCGTGCGGTGATCATCCGTCCGGTTTCGGCAACATTGCCTGAAGGCAAGACCTATCAGTTATGGATCGCATCCGATGAGTTGGGCCCGGCACCAAAATCGCTGGGGCTGCTTGAAAACGCATCCGTGCCAACAACCCGGTCGCTGGGCGAATTTGATCCGGCCCTGCTGCGAAATGCGACCTTTGGCATCAGTCTGGAACCCGAAGGCGGGTCGCCCACAGGGCGTCCGACGGGCCCTGCCATTCATGGCCGTTTGATCCCGGTCGAACACTGA
- a CDS encoding high frequency lysogenization protein HflD, which produces MPVLIMAFLLAISFLPSNQAAAQASNLLGRGTSSEQAPNTPDQTTQNDSESLISLPGWLSDIVGQVVVIQTQLNRQMTATLRSAKTGDAWWPGLTIIALSFAYGVFHAAGPGHGKMVTTTYFLSRDAGWKQGVAMGSLIAGVQAVTAIVLVGSLTLILNLGPAAITQNGLVLEAVSYALIAGLGGLMCIRILQGRDDCCDHGGHDDHHHAHDHSHHHDHDHDHDHAITKSRWQMIAGGIVVGLRPCTGSILVLLFTLANGLFLIGIASAFAMAAGVALTISLIGLAAIGIRTGTQHLFSVSESTSGWLRRGVGLAGAALITLFGLLLLLSAARQLGWL; this is translated from the coding sequence ATGCCGGTTCTGATCATGGCCTTTCTGCTGGCGATTTCGTTTCTGCCGAGCAATCAGGCCGCAGCACAAGCCAGTAACCTTCTGGGCCGCGGCACAAGCAGCGAACAGGCCCCGAATACCCCCGATCAGACAACACAAAATGACAGCGAGAGCCTGATCAGCCTGCCGGGATGGCTATCGGATATTGTCGGTCAGGTGGTGGTGATCCAAACACAGCTTAACCGGCAGATGACCGCAACATTGCGCAGTGCCAAAACCGGCGATGCTTGGTGGCCGGGCCTGACCATTATCGCGCTTTCATTCGCCTATGGCGTGTTTCATGCGGCGGGCCCCGGCCATGGCAAGATGGTCACAACCACCTATTTCCTGTCGCGTGATGCCGGATGGAAACAGGGTGTTGCCATGGGCAGCCTGATTGCCGGCGTTCAGGCAGTAACGGCCATCGTTCTTGTCGGGTCGCTGACCCTGATCCTTAATCTTGGCCCGGCGGCAATTACGCAGAACGGACTGGTTCTGGAAGCCGTGTCCTATGCCCTGATTGCCGGGCTGGGCGGATTGATGTGTATCCGTATCTTGCAGGGACGTGATGATTGTTGCGATCACGGCGGGCATGACGATCACCACCATGCACATGATCACTCACATCATCATGACCATGACCATGACCATGATCACGCCATCACCAAGTCCCGCTGGCAGATGATTGCGGGCGGGATTGTGGTCGGCCTGCGTCCCTGTACCGGGTCGATACTGGTGTTGCTGTTTACGCTGGCAAATGGATTGTTCCTGATCGGGATTGCCTCGGCCTTTGCCATGGCGGCCGGTGTGGCGCTGACCATCAGCCTGATCGGGCTGGCGGCCATCGGCATTCGGACCGGCACGCAGCATCTTTTCAGTGTTTCGGAAAGCACGTCGGGCTGGCTTCGCCGCGGGGTTGGCTTGGCGGGGGCCGCGTTGATTACCCTGTTTGGCCTGTTGTTATTGCTGTCTGCGGCCCGGCAGCTTGGCTGGCTGTAA
- a CDS encoding DUF1007 family protein — protein sequence MPASAHPHVWIDADAQMIFEDDKITAIRLHWVFDDLFSLTLIDQFDKNHDLRFFDEENTDVHDNAFALLSEVSWLTHLRRNEELVTFAGATDFKADITDDRRVSYDFTLTLKEPLDPIKDAVALSVYDAEFYIDVAFTQVDPILFKGNRHLKCHYEMSEDEKNRIYFDLVSPIRADLACQNEVADAGSDHGLSAGDFVSAEQSGRSTSQ from the coding sequence ATGCCGGCATCAGCACATCCGCATGTCTGGATTGATGCCGATGCGCAGATGATTTTTGAAGACGACAAAATCACCGCCATCCGGCTGCATTGGGTGTTTGACGATCTGTTCAGTCTGACGCTGATTGACCAGTTCGACAAAAATCATGATTTGCGGTTCTTTGATGAAGAAAACACCGATGTTCACGACAATGCGTTTGCATTGCTTTCCGAAGTTTCATGGTTGACGCATCTGCGCCGGAACGAGGAGCTTGTGACCTTTGCCGGGGCAACGGACTTCAAGGCCGATATTACCGATGACCGTCGGGTGAGTTACGATTTCACCCTGACGCTTAAAGAGCCGCTTGACCCGATAAAAGATGCCGTTGCCCTGTCGGTATATGATGCGGAATTCTATATTGATGTTGCCTTTACCCAGGTTGATCCGATCCTGTTCAAGGGCAACCGCCATCTCAAATGCCACTATGAAATGAGCGAAGATGAAAAGAACCGCATCTATTTTGATCTGGTTTCGCCAATACGCGCCGACCTTGCCTGCCAGAACGAGGTTGCGGATGCCGGTTCTGATCATGGCCTTTCTGCTGGCGATTTCGTTTCTGCCGAGCAATCAGGCCGCAGCACAAGCCAGTAA
- the znuA gene encoding zinc ABC transporter substrate-binding protein ZnuA — MPISALRRALLALPLLALPYGVQAAENPSVVVSIKPIHGIASAIMAGVGEPVLLLDGASSPHAYSLRPSEARSLQEADLVIYVSHSLEGFLKKPLATLSGGAHQLELADVEGLTILAMREGGAWEAHSHDHGGHDHGGHDHGDHDHEDEHHDEHDHDAHDHDAHDHDHDHDGHEDHAHAEEHDHDHDHDHEHEGEEGHHHDEHGIDAHLWLDPANGASIAKAIAAELGEIDPDHAGTYQDNLKKFLASLDALGNDLDSQLEPVRSKPFVVFHDAYQYLEAGFGLNAVGSITVSPEQKPGAKRLHEIEDKIRDSNAVCVFAEPQFRPAIVEAVVADTGAHIGTLDPLGADIPAGPDAYQNILRQNAGALADCLSQS, encoded by the coding sequence ATGCCAATTTCTGCCCTTCGTCGCGCCCTGCTTGCCCTGCCGTTACTTGCCCTGCCCTATGGGGTGCAGGCAGCCGAAAATCCGTCGGTCGTTGTATCGATCAAGCCGATCCACGGCATTGCCAGCGCAATTATGGCAGGCGTAGGTGAACCGGTTCTGCTGCTTGATGGTGCCTCATCACCGCATGCCTATTCTCTGCGTCCCAGCGAAGCCCGGTCGCTTCAGGAAGCTGATCTGGTGATTTATGTGTCGCACAGTCTTGAAGGGTTTCTGAAAAAACCGCTGGCAACCCTGTCGGGCGGTGCCCATCAGCTTGAACTGGCCGATGTTGAAGGTCTGACCATCCTGGCAATGCGTGAAGGCGGCGCGTGGGAAGCCCATAGCCATGACCATGGCGGCCATGACCATGGCGGCCATGATCACGGCGATCATGATCACGAAGATGAACATCATGACGAACATGATCATGATGCCCATGATCACGATGCCCACGACCACGACCATGACCATGACGGGCATGAAGATCACGCCCATGCCGAAGAACATGACCATGATCATGATCATGACCACGAGCACGAAGGTGAAGAAGGTCACCATCATGATGAACACGGTATTGATGCCCATCTCTGGCTTGATCCGGCCAATGGCGCATCTATCGCAAAGGCGATTGCCGCTGAACTGGGTGAAATTGATCCGGACCATGCAGGCACCTATCAGGACAATCTGAAAAAGTTCCTTGCAAGCCTTGATGCACTTGGGAATGATCTGGACAGTCAACTGGAACCGGTCCGCAGCAAGCCGTTTGTCGTTTTCCATGATGCCTATCAGTATCTGGAAGCGGGATTTGGCCTGAATGCGGTTGGTTCGATTACTGTTTCACCGGAACAGAAGCCCGGAGCAAAGCGCCTGCATGAGATCGAAGACAAAATCCGGGACAGCAATGCTGTCTGTGTCTTTGCCGAACCGCAATTCCGCCCGGCGATTGTCGAAGCCGTGGTTGCCGATACCGGCGCGCATATCGGAACGCTTGATCCGCTGGGCGCGGATATTCCGGCAGGACCAGATGCCTATCAGAACATCCTGCGCCAGAATGCTGGCGCGTTGGCGGACTGCCTGTCGCAGTCCTAA
- a CDS encoding amino acid ABC transporter permease, which produces MTTPLPENASRPRTKTGPGWPLGLFSVICGVILMAAQPGIWIGMDNMIGDVIVALVLGFMIWLNFRLLHNLPFRVQTTIIWAELLLGFALFFYSFDLSFDFIGSRLPFLLGLRLEGEFLQGAVLTLFISLVSIFCATVLALAAALGRLSKNGVFYGISTFYTSFFRGTPLLLQVMLIYLGLPQVGIVLSAVPAGIIALSLCYGAYMAEIFRAGIEGVPEGQTEAALSLGLKPYQVMRLVILPQALRLVIPPTGNQFISMLKDSSLVSVMGVWELMYLARTHGRSEFKYMEMLISAALIYWALSGIFEFIQSRIEKKLGKGVRV; this is translated from the coding sequence ATGACCACGCCCCTGCCTGAAAACGCATCCCGCCCCCGAACGAAGACCGGCCCCGGCTGGCCGCTTGGGCTGTTTTCGGTGATTTGCGGCGTGATCCTGATGGCAGCCCAGCCGGGCATCTGGATCGGCATGGATAACATGATTGGCGATGTCATCGTGGCCCTCGTGCTGGGCTTTATGATCTGGCTGAATTTTCGTTTGCTGCATAATCTGCCGTTCCGGGTGCAGACCACGATCATCTGGGCGGAACTGCTTTTGGGCTTTGCCCTGTTCTTTTACAGCTTTGATCTCAGCTTTGATTTCATCGGCTCGCGCCTGCCCTTCCTGCTGGGGCTCAGGCTTGAAGGTGAGTTTCTTCAGGGTGCGGTGCTGACACTTTTCATCTCGCTGGTGTCGATCTTTTGCGCGACGGTGCTGGCCCTGGCGGCAGCCCTTGGGCGTTTATCGAAGAACGGCGTGTTTTACGGGATTTCGACCTTTTATACGTCGTTCTTTCGTGGAACACCGCTGTTACTTCAAGTCATGCTGATTTATCTCGGCCTGCCGCAGGTCGGCATTGTCCTGTCGGCTGTCCCGGCCGGGATCATCGCCCTGTCGCTATGTTACGGGGCCTATATGGCCGAGATTTTCCGGGCGGGTATCGAAGGCGTTCCCGAAGGCCAGACCGAGGCCGCCCTGTCACTCGGGCTTAAACCCTATCAGGTCATGCGTCTGGTGATCCTGCCACAGGCCTTGCGGCTGGTAATCCCGCCAACCGGCAACCAGTTCATTTCGATGCTGAAAGATTCGTCCCTGGTATCCGTGATGGGCGTGTGGGAGCTGATGTATCTGGCGCGGACCCATGGCCGGTCCGAGTTCAAATATATGGAAATGCTGATTTCGGCAGCGCTGATTTACTGGGCGCTTTCGGGGATTTTTGAATTCATCCAAAGCCGGATCGAGAAAAAGCTCGGCAAGGGTGTGCGGGTCTGA
- a CDS encoding transporter substrate-binding domain-containing protein has translation MGFHKTGMLLVGVTFAIMPFANGMAGETLDRVMETGTLVGATADGYPPVAFTDENNQLTGFDVEVAREIAKRLGVEFKPVTPSWEAQVAGRWAGRWDIAVGSMTPTTARAEVLDFPAVYYYTPAILVTHKDNTTYQSASDLDGKVVGACAACSYEDYLRHKLVMDVEGVPPFDYEVTPGRIQTYESDGMAFDDLRLGDGVRIDAVLSNVPTATAAIENGMPFRMVGEPLVYEPLAIATDKGDAEFNAKITEIVDAMRADGTLGALSEKWFGVDLTTVK, from the coding sequence ATGGGCTTTCACAAAACTGGGATGCTTCTGGTCGGGGTCACCTTTGCAATTATGCCGTTTGCCAACGGGATGGCGGGCGAAACCCTTGATCGCGTGATGGAAACCGGAACGCTGGTCGGTGCGACGGCCGATGGCTATCCGCCGGTTGCCTTTACCGATGAAAACAATCAGCTAACCGGTTTTGATGTCGAAGTCGCGCGTGAAATCGCCAAACGGCTTGGCGTGGAATTCAAACCGGTGACACCCTCTTGGGAAGCACAGGTTGCCGGACGCTGGGCCGGGCGGTGGGATATCGCGGTCGGTTCCATGACCCCGACAACCGCACGCGCCGAAGTCCTCGATTTCCCGGCGGTCTATTACTATACCCCGGCAATTCTGGTCACGCATAAGGACAACACAACCTATCAGTCCGCATCCGATCTGGATGGCAAGGTGGTCGGGGCCTGTGCCGCCTGTTCGTATGAAGATTACCTGCGCCATAAGCTTGTGATGGATGTCGAGGGCGTGCCGCCCTTCGACTACGAAGTCACACCGGGCCGGATCCAGACCTATGAGTCGGATGGTATGGCTTTTGATGATCTGCGTCTGGGCGATGGTGTGCGCATTGACGCGGTTCTGTCCAACGTGCCGACAGCAACCGCCGCAATTGAAAACGGCATGCCGTTCCGCATGGTGGGCGAGCCGCTGGTCTATGAACCGCTCGCCATCGCAACCGACAAGGGGGATGCAGAATTCAACGCCAAAATCACCGAAATCGTCGATGCCATGCGGGCCGACGGAACGCTAGGCGCCCTTTCAGAAAAATGGTTTGGGGTTGATCTGACCACCGTGAAATAG
- a CDS encoding ABC transporter substrate-binding protein, whose amino-acid sequence MTIFRKTLCTFAFATLAIGAIATAPQKAAATEQDTLVVGTMWEALPLAMQPRRSRFFNESEILDTLVKLDYDLNTIPGLATSWERVSPTVWHFNLRENVVFHDGTKLDAEAVKFSLERVIALLPYAADLLNIKQMSVAEPLVLEIETNEPFAALPNQLTDAITGIYAKASFNDAGEFVKPVGTGPWKFEEYRKQDRTIVTRFDGYWGEKPALSKVEYRFIPDHNSRTLALEAGEVDFIDNMLPSDVARLSRDENFKVYSKPIAGLYYGAFNAGDKSPLSDVRIRQAVNALVDRDLIVKGALDGIGEPAWDFFGPQFDWAPKADAPFKLDTGLATSLLNDAGYEQNDGKWEKDGAPLTLRILSYSSRTEMPAITEALAALLNQNGIATDVQMYTWEGMLDLVKRGEYDISVVFWTPEMTGHPDLHLKSQFHSKAGLNYQFWNNADFDEAVDTGRTLSPGAEKDETYRRAVNILHDDAPIIPLVHKVSVGASAKDVEGYRIHPSGFFYDFKSVSKD is encoded by the coding sequence GTGACGATATTCAGGAAGACCCTTTGCACTTTTGCCTTTGCAACACTGGCAATCGGTGCCATCGCAACCGCACCACAGAAAGCAGCAGCAACCGAACAGGATACGCTGGTTGTCGGCACCATGTGGGAAGCCCTTCCGCTGGCGATGCAGCCGCGCCGGTCACGCTTTTTCAATGAAAGCGAGATCCTCGATACGCTGGTCAAACTGGATTATGACCTGAATACCATTCCGGGTCTTGCGACATCGTGGGAACGCGTTTCACCGACTGTCTGGCATTTCAACCTGCGTGAAAATGTCGTCTTCCATGACGGAACAAAGCTTGATGCCGAGGCGGTCAAATTCTCGCTCGAACGGGTGATTGCGCTGCTGCCTTATGCTGCCGACCTTTTGAACATCAAGCAGATGTCGGTGGCCGAACCGCTGGTTCTGGAAATCGAGACGAACGAGCCGTTTGCCGCACTTCCCAACCAGTTGACCGACGCGATCACCGGCATTTATGCCAAGGCATCGTTCAATGATGCGGGCGAGTTCGTCAAACCGGTCGGCACCGGCCCCTGGAAATTCGAGGAATACCGCAAACAGGACCGCACCATCGTGACGCGTTTTGATGGGTATTGGGGTGAAAAACCGGCCCTTTCGAAAGTCGAATACCGGTTCATCCCCGATCACAATTCGCGCACGCTGGCCCTTGAAGCCGGTGAGGTTGATTTCATCGACAATATGCTGCCATCCGATGTGGCACGTCTGTCACGCGATGAAAACTTCAAGGTTTATTCCAAACCGATTGCCGGGCTTTATTACGGTGCGTTCAATGCCGGGGACAAAAGCCCGCTTTCGGATGTGCGCATTCGTCAAGCCGTCAATGCGCTGGTGGATCGCGATCTGATCGTCAAGGGTGCGCTTGACGGGATTGGCGAACCGGCATGGGATTTCTTTGGCCCGCAATTTGATTGGGCGCCCAAGGCCGATGCCCCGTTCAAGCTTGATACCGGTCTGGCGACGTCGCTTCTGAACGACGCCGGATATGAACAGAATGACGGCAAATGGGAAAAGGATGGTGCGCCGCTGACACTTCGTATCCTCAGCTATTCCAGCCGGACCGAAATGCCCGCGATTACCGAGGCACTTGCCGCCCTTCTGAACCAGAACGGCATCGCCACCGATGTGCAGATGTATACCTGGGAAGGGATGCTTGATCTGGTCAAGCGCGGTGAATATGACATTTCGGTCGTGTTCTGGACCCCGGAAATGACCGGCCATCCGGACCTGCACCTTAAATCGCAGTTCCATTCGAAGGCCGGGCTGAATTACCAGTTCTGGAACAATGCCGATTTTGACGAGGCCGTCGATACCGGAAGGACCCTTTCGCCCGGTGCGGAAAAGGACGAAACCTATCGCAGGGCGGTAAATATCCTGCATGACGATGCACCGATCATTCCGCTGGTGCACAAGGTTTCGGTCGGGGCGTCGGCCAAGGATGTTGAAGGTTATCGCATCCATCCGTCCGGCTTCTTCTATGACTTCAAGAGTGTGTCGAAAGACTGA